The nucleotide window TTTAGTTTCCATGCGCCGGGTCTAAACCCACCGGCTTTAGCCGGTCAGCTTCCAGCGCGTTGACAGTGTACCAGAGCACCTCTAACATAAAGTGAGAGGTGAGCAGTATGGTCGACTATCAAACCGGTGGACATTCTGTATATGACATCAAGTACCACTTCGTGTGGGTAACAAAATATCGATATCACGTGCTCGTTGGGGAAGTGGCGGCACGAGCACGAGAAATTATACGACAATGCTGCTTCAGTCGGGGAATCACGATTGTAAAAGGAAGCGTAGGGAAAGATCACATCCATCTGCTGGTATCGTGCCCACCGACAATGGCTCCATCAAAGGTAATTCAGTATCTCAAGGGAAGATCATCACGAATGTTGCAGGATGAGTTTTCCCATCTCAAAAAGAGGTACTGGGGCCAGCATTTATGGGCTCGAGGATATTTCTGTGCAACAGTCGGAGCGGTGAATGAAGAAACGATCCGCCGCTATATAGAAGGTCAGCAAGTCGAAGGCGATGATGTCTTTGACATTGAAGAATAGTTTACAAGAAGTCCGAGTTTCAGTCGGAAACTTCAGATGGCTTCAGCCATAGGTGGCTTTCAGCAGGCTTTAGCCTAGACCGGCGGCTTTGAGCCGTAAGGTCGAGTTTCAGTCGAAATCTT belongs to Effusibacillus lacus and includes:
- the tnpA gene encoding IS200/IS605 family transposase: MVDYQTGGHSVYDIKYHFVWVTKYRYHVLVGEVAARAREIIRQCCFSRGITIVKGSVGKDHIHLLVSCPPTMAPSKVIQYLKGRSSRMLQDEFSHLKKRYWGQHLWARGYFCATVGAVNEETIRRYIEGQQVEGDDVFDIEE